Within the Epinephelus lanceolatus isolate andai-2023 chromosome 22, ASM4190304v1, whole genome shotgun sequence genome, the region ATTGTTGGTTgtatttaccaaaaaaaaaatatatatatatacacacacacacacacacacacatatatatatatatatatatatatatatatatatatatatatatatatatctaacaTGAGATACATGCATATTTTACAATATTATAGATAACAGGTTCACAAATAATTTTCTATATTTATTGATCCCTTGCTGAATTAAACAGGCACATTTTGTTTCCTCACTCCTCAGTTTGCGCTGTGTTTGTAATTTAAATCTGGTTTTAGTGGATTCAGTAgggaaaaaagtaatttaatacTTCACTTACAGTATCTCACTGTGAGGAATTTTCTCAAAGCTCTACAAATAAATCAGTGGCATCAGTATTCTCCATTctttcaagctctctgtatttTCAAAAGGAAATTAAAGACCTATTTTATTAATCTGGCTTTTAATTTGGAGTAATGTTAGTTTTCAAGTTTTAATAATTGGTTtacattatttcatatttttctgtTGACATTTAGTTattgatttttaacattttattgttttgttgttgtgatttttagtgttttaaaaatgtatttatttatttattttttgtctgagTAGTTTTAATCTAGCCATGTGTAGCCATTTAGGCTGCCTGTTTGTATagaaggtgctatataaataaataaagtttgaagtTCTGCAGTTTCCACAGATGCTGATACAGAATATTCTCCTTTCTATCTTCCCTGTCACCTTTGTTCTCAGATGTTCAACATTTCTATAATTCAAAAACCTTCATCCTGTTAACTGTGTGTAGATCTGGACTCACGGCATGTAGTGCTGGATGTCCGTCCCGTCCGTCCACAGCCACCGACCCTCCTGCTTGGTGTCTGTCAGTCCCACCCACAGGAAGGGGAACCGAGGGAACTTTTCCATCACACCTTGGATAAACTCCTGAGGAGGAAGTGACATATTTAGAGGACACTGATGCCACCTGATGTTTTCTGTCTGGTTACATGCTCTGACACTGTGCAAAGTTACCATCTCTGCAGAGTCTTTGATCACAGCCAGGCTGCTGTTGTGCTGCAGGCAGAACTCTGCGCTCTCGTTCCACTTACGATCGTCCTGAAGCCCCACTGAAAAGAAGTAGCAGTGACTCCTCCACCACAGCCAGCCGTCTGGACACAACCTGCACCTGGAGTCTACGCAcagcaggaacacacacacacacacacacacacacacacacacaaaaacataataacCAGAAACGACACATCAACTTCATTTCCATCTTTTAGAGaacccaaagtgtgtgtgtgagactgtaaACAGACAGTTTGAGATGTAATGTGCAGCATGTCAGATGTTTGTATCAGAGAGGAAAGTGTGAATCACCTCGAGTGACGGTGTGGAGCATCAGGTCCACATCATGGCGCTCTTTTTGGCACTGCTGCAGTTGCTCCATCATTAGCTCCTCTGCAGAAGATGTAGAGGTCTGATCCACTTCTGGTGCTCCCCTCAATGCGGCTGACAAAACAAAGTTTGGCAAATGAACGTGAGAAACTTAGTAACTTGATGTGGGTTTGTCTTTATCAGCGTACGTTTGATGATAAAGAAAATAGTGCATGCTCTGCTGCTACAGCACAGACCGTActatgtttgtctgtctgtcattgtACCCTGTTACTGCACGCTGTATGGATGAATAACTGAGTGGACTTATGTGTCGGCCTCCCCCCCACCCCTAACctacaaaatgtcactcaaatgaacacacactgagcagaaagacacacaaaatgactaaaaacaggtcaaccaaaaaagacacaaaataacctaaaagagacagaaatgtctacaaagagacacaaaacaaccaaaaaagatcCAAATTACTTCAAAGCTGCACAAAGtgactaaaaagagacacaaattaaccaaaaacagatacaaataacttaaaagacacacaaaataacttcaaagagacacaaaatgactacagagacacaaaataacgaaaaaacatatacaaaataacttcagagacacaaaatgactacaaggagacacaaaaaaacaacaacaaaaaagatacaaaataatttctaagaaacacaaaatgactacaagagacagaaaataaccaaaaacagatacaaaataacttcagagacacaaaatgacaacaaagagacacaaaacaaccaaaaaaagatacaaataacttagaagacacacaaaataaccaaaaaagacacaaaataaccaaaaacagatacaaaataacttcagacacaaaatgaaaacaaagacacaaaacaaccaaaaaaagatacaaataacttaaaagacacacaaaataacttcaaagagacacaaagtgatgtcaaagagacacaaaacaatttaaaaaaaacttaaaagacacacaaagtgactacaaagagacacaaaataatccaaaaaaggatgcaaaataacttcaaagacacacaaaataaccaaaaaaagatacaaataacttcaaagagacacaaaataaccaaaaaaagatacaaaataacttcaaagacacacgaaatgactacaaagagatgcaaagcaactgcaaagagacacaaaataacccaAAAAAAGGATCCATCATCAAAGTCTGCCTCCCAACTATCTCCCCACTCACCACTACCATCATTAATTCCTCCCTCACCTCTGGCTCTATCCCGAAATCCCTGAAACTGGCCGCTGTCACCCCCATCCTCAAAAAACCCGGCCCGGACCCTGACGTCATCTCAAATTTCCGTCCCATCTCGAACCCTCCATTTCTGTCAAAAATTCTGGAACGTGTTGTCGCCTCCCAAATCAAAACCCACCTCCGCTCTCATGAACTATATGAACCATTTCAATCCGGATTCCGCCCTCAACACAGTACTGAAACCGCCCTCCTCAAAATCACTAacgacctcctcctctctgccgaCTCTGGCCACCTCAACATACTCATCCTCCTCTACCTCACTGCTGCCTTTGACACCATCAACCACACTA harbors:
- the LOC117272774 gene encoding natural killer cells antigen CD94-like, with translation MDLRHQEEDAKRETAADAGCCQTCRLTARVAVAMATIILVMGLLLCLVLFAALRGAPEVDQTSTSSAEELMMEQLQQCQKERHDVDLMLHTVTRDSRCRLCPDGWLWWRSHCYFFSVGLQDDRKWNESAEFCLQHNSSLAVIKDSAEMEFIQGVMEKFPRFPFLWVGLTDTKQEGRWLWTDGTDIQHYMPVTVQWDTDHRDCADLRGGGSLFAASCESYGPWACKRDS